gatcaaaatctactgtctaatgtgtttgaaagatttcacatgaaaattaaggttatatacattatcacagaagctcattttagagtgtattatttattttgtaaacaaggattgcggtatgctattgtttacgaaattttcaaaagaaatggatattgatctaagtttattacatttttcacatttcaagggtaaaatgtgtcatctaaaagttaaaatttgcgactatgtaaaattaagatgcattatattacaaaatcaatatttcacttgcttgtttgtttgtttactttaaaaaactCGAGTCCTTGTTTACAagacacagatttaaggctaaaatattgcttttattcttgcattcagaaggtcagaATTTtgactgtcaacattaaatttgttatattttaaatgtttaatatcaaaaatgaaaaatattcttatcggaaatcgtgaaccagtccctttaaactatataaaatcaaaattaagtatTAGAAATATGACAGAAGTAAGGATTGATGAGCAAAATCTACAATTATCAGAGGAAATTATATCATATTGAGTTTGTCAATGTTTAAAGCTCTGCTATGCAAATAGATAGAATTTGTTTATACGTATTAGTTATGCTATATATTAAGAATAATAcaagtatttatagattatatCTGCACTAATGGAATTTCAAAATCCTTTCGTAGGAAAATAGTGTGACCTTGAAAGTACACGTTAACAAAAAATAACCTTGACATCCACATCTGCGTGTTTCAAAAGAATGCATCCATTCTATAGTTGTTTCAGACAAAATATAGTATCTCAACGTCTCAAATTAATATGAGAAGAATCCATCTTTAAACTTTCCAGCAAGTTGGACAGATTATTCAGTCATGGATGACATTACAATTTTAAAGTTGTAATGTTCGTATTTGTCCACAGTTCCAATGTAAAAACGGGAAATGTGTTTTAATGTAGTTGTTATTGTTCAATATTGATTAATGGGAGTGCAGTATATTGTCAGAAATGCAGTAAATAGCCGTCGTTCAAGTAGATATTAGCCCAAATTTTACAATTAAATTTGGTTACATGCAGTTTTTATTTAGCATTGTATATGAAATCGCTCGAGTATGAGTTTTGACACACTTTCTTGATTACCTCCAATCTGAAAACAGCATGGTCCCATATTTGCATAAACTTGTAACCTCTGAACACAGGAATGATTTAtgccaagtttcattgaaattggtGCAGTAggtgaaaatttaaaaaaaaaaagtttatagaTAGACAatagacaacaggtgatcagaaaagcccagttgagctttcagctcaggttaGATAGCAAGGTTAAAAACATTGGTATCAACAGAATGGTattaaaacaagaaatgaaTACTCGAAATATGAGAACCATATCActcatcattcaaaagttatgagcaaggttaaagtttcgaACACATGGACacacaaaacaatatgcccactagtatacatgtacttgcacaggcatgaaaaaacttgaatccacacaaattgagaatgtttacaaatttgatatgatttagcgTGACCTTTCTACtgttgaaaaaaatgttttaatggatATTGTAGATATtcgcatttaaaactttgatctcctcaTGTGGCCCCATTCTATCTCTGGGACtcatgaattgaacaaacttgaattttaacTACCtgaaggtattcaatgtataacaaaagaatattgaacaatttttagtgaacgtttattttaaataatgatgaaagtgaagtgtAGATCGAATTtccatgactggtaaatgattagaaccCGATCTTTCTTGGAAGAGTTCTCCGCCCTTggtaaaaatgaaaatctaaTTCTTTTTAAACGTCTGTccggtaaatgattaatttcatttgatatttttataaattgaaaGTTTATGTAGCCTTTTACCAAGAGGTGTGTatgacaaataatttttttaaaaagatattttaattaaaCATGCTCTTACCATAGacttaaatgtaaaattttaggtgaaataaatcaagcggtaatcaaaattttgtaaatccCTATGGTGGAATACTTTTCTTCAATAAACTCTTGAAAATGATACTATGATTACAAAGTCCCACTATCCATTTAccagatatgaaatatcatacatttattgcatgatagtgagggagatatgaagatttattcacccgaGAAAAAGTATATTCCTCGAGGGCAACATTTTTTCTTGGGTGATTatatcttcatatctcccgaacattcatgcaataaattgttttaacCATATTTTAAACGACCCATCCTATTTTCCCCTCTCTTGTACTACTTCAAAGAAATATCTTAGTTTTACTCTGGTTTTAGAGTAATGCTATTTGAAACaatatccgggttagaataggtcctcagtatccctaaCTTGTCGTgtaaggtgactaaatggggcgatccttcggatgagaccgcaaaaaccgaggtcccgtgtcacagcaggtgtgacacgataaagatccctccctgctcaaaagccataagagccgagcataggcctaagttttgcagcccttcaccggcagtggtgacgtctccatatgagtgaaatattctcgagagggacgttaaacaatattcaatcaatcaatcaatcaatcaatcaatcttttcaGAATGACcagatgcttactcttcctaggcacctgatcccacctttgatatatccaggggtccgagttttcccaactctctattttgtattccttagaagagttatgagatagcccactattcgttatcttcacctttcattacttTGACGTAATTTGTAATAACACCGTGCATCTATGACTTCATGAATTTGTGAAGTGCTGTAAGTTGTGGCTTGGTGGATCAGCGGATATAGCGGACTAGCACTGCTTAGAATATTAGCTGATGGCTTGCGATGGAAATTTTAGGATCAATACCAGCTTGCCACAGTTTGCATGGGGAACCTGTGCGAGGGGTCTGTTGGGTATGACCGCCTTCTCGTATCCCGATCGCTATAATGGATGGTTTCGAGCTCGTCTTTCTCGGTAAAGGCATGCTTGATCAAAAAGTAATGAACAGtctcgctaatgaattcacctGGAGGCAGTGCCATTCATGGCTCGTCATGATAAACTGTAGATTCCTTACTTTACGCGAGTACTAATTATCGCGAAATGACTCATGGACGTCAAATCGTTAGAATATAAATTAGCGAGTGttctgttgatcaagagttattgcatgtattttgggtatataaaattaaaagcgAGTTATTTTATTTCGCGAGTGCTGTTTCTCGCTTATCTACGCAATAATAAATTActcgcgtatatttaggaatttacagtaatcCGTGAGTCGTTTGTAACTTCTCGCTTTGGATTACCGTATGACTTATGTACGACTTATGAACATGACTAACATTTGTCAttaaattaatcattaattcacttattcaaaatgttgatattgttttttgctgcattttttttttagattaattaaaactgtaatatacatgtgaaaggtgaagataacgaacagtgatcactctcctAAATcataaaagcaatacaaaatatatagttgggcacatacggacccctggacacaccagaggtgcgatcaggtgcctaggaggagtaagcatcccctgtcgaccggtcacacccgccgtgagccctatatcctgttcatgtaaacggagttcttatccgtagtcaaaatcagtgtgccaagaacggtttaacaatcggtgttaaacacgtcagacagcatttgacccaatgataggttgtattgacgaactagatcgttataacgacaatagattttgcgaaatgctgacttcaatcgagattgttgaaacccctctacCACCAActagtttgtcagtagcttacctcgatttaaaaactgactatacccagaacaagctcctgcatatcgaatcagttgagatatataaacaccatatgcaggtgataatggaatattgctacatcaatatAGGAAGcttacgatggagaagctgaaatcatcccatttgtcatacagttgagttgtcagtttgccgttaatgtctactttcaataaaatatctaagtatgaagcagaagtgtaaAATTAAGTGAAGTATTCCTTATTTTAGTAtcaatttctattttgaaatgaaaacaaattgatatgtattttgttacCCAAAGATTAgcaatatatttacaatatggaAACTATGCTTTGATATACTAAACTTAAATCAGTTTCGTTAATATTCATAAGGAAAGCTGAGTAAGAGATAGCATTCGCAGAAACACTCCTTGTTTCGATTGATTGTTAGCGCAGTGTATATTGTGACTAATCTTCACTAGCTTGCttcacaaatgagagagttactaacATGATAGATATAGGTAATATGAAAATTGTCTACTTACGGTATCCAGAGGACAAAGTTAATCTCAATATTGTCAAAAAGACGAGCGTTTGCATGTTAGAATTCTTAAAACAACAAGGAAGTGTTATTCTAAACTGAAGAAAATAAGGTGATCAAGAGCTGTCATATTTGTAATTGTTGAGGTATTTAATGACCGTGATGAGTTAATGTTTTCCAACACTTCCTTCTGGACAAATTACGTGGCTGAGAATTAGCGCTGAGATAAGGTGAGACATTGCAATTTTGTCATATTCCGTGCTCAGCTAGTTATAAGTCAgacaatataatatatataatataataatctTCCTGCTAATTCCTCATTGTGTGTGGCTCAATGTTCTTGTTTTCCGTCCAATTAAGGCATTGTTCAAtctgtggagacgtcaccagttttaAATCAAGTATCACAAATTGTTACCTATGTATGACATTGTAAAAaatgcgggattttgatatttctcttatacttttaattcatTCTGACAGAGTATCATGTTCTTCTTTTTGATAtatagcccatcgtctggcgaaatttttacatacaacaggggatgcttactcctcctaggcacctgatcccacctctggtgtgtccaggggtccgtgtttgcccaagtatttattttgtattgctattaggagttatgagattgatcactgttcgttatcttcacctagcATACtataaattcctaaatatacacgtGGAATTTATTATCGCATAATTTCGTGAGAAACATCACttgcaaaaaaatatttctcccttctatttttatattgctaaaacaCATGCAAAAACGCTTGATCAACAAAGTAGTCGCGAATTTATTTTCTCGCGATTTGACTTCCATGAATTATTTCGCTATAATAAGTATtagcgtaaaataaggaatctacagtaattcataatagagatgaagttctttCGCCAACTGAAAGACCTAGGTTATCTTAggaacttttaaaataaattgaacAATAAcgcgtaggtggattaagtataagatggccTATGTCTAGGTACTGCAAAGTTTGttcataattaaaaagtttagatgCAATAGTGgaagtatatttgtagaaagtatagggtgtagacttgaacttcaaatatgttggaatacaagaatgaactcttttatgacgaagaatgttgcttatgttcacggcatctattcctttgtttgtaaatttgagtttAAGGTGATTGACAATGTCCATGATCATATaattcagtctatattcaggtgttgaaaaatccaactatagactagctatgggTTCTTCAATTAACGTATGTGAAACTCttaatggaacagagtaaagttttgtgtgGATAGGTTGTGAAcgtaattgtctgttgacgtaaggtaaaagtgaaacAAGCGTGACATTATGTATACTTGGTCTTTTTTCTATCGTTCATGACTacgtttccgtctttgagtattgggaaagagtcccattacattcacgttatttccttgtggactagtcaaatttcttACATCCCCGAAGATACTTGTCGTTCGATATATGTTctttcatgaatataaacaataacgacattatactggctgacacgtcgcccagtataGAAAAGTGTCACTTTGTGAAGTCTATATGGGGCACAGGCTCTAACAGATTTGTTGGTGTTCATCGGATTATCCTTCcaaatatgaaagttttgtGTAATGTACAGTCAtcagattgtcagctttggtacagaaacgaACATTcattcgacaaataatgtctcttcagtgatgttcaaccgataCAAGTAAATTAACAGTTCATTATTTGAGAGGAATCTGCACGATTGTGCTCGAAAGCTGAAAATTCTTGTTCAAAGACTATCTCGGATTCAAATTTATATGCTCATTCTGCTAGGAAGTTCTGACATTCGCGTTATTGTGTCGTAAACCATTTAGTTATAGGATATTGTGCGTTATATTTACTGCACCTGTTTATTATACATCTATACTATGCTAGCAATAATATATGTATGTGGGAGGATTCTTCGGATTTACCTGAAACTAATtattgatcccacctctggtgtgtccaggggttcgtgtttgtccatctatctattttgtattgcgtatatgagttatgaaattgatcactgttcattgttttcACGTTTCGTCAATAAAAATCATCTTAAGGAAAACGAGAAAAATCAGtttaattcaaaatactttattgatgcgtagtgaattaaacacatactatcattggatttaaccatttgcattagtaaataaatcatgataatgttaacatttacatacaTTTCAAAGCTCTAAAATTGGAATATACGTGTGCAGTGTATTTGCCTATGctaacattgtacatgtatattaacactacaaataaatatacaaaactgtgtaccgtatgcaataaaaaaaataatgaagcagtatatgtaactataaataaatgaatcattaataactaacataatcatttacacttcaaagaTTTCATCACAcgtttacttcttaaagaggccggccATTTCCATCTGTCATGATTCACGGGTTCAGCGGTCtgtctacacaatattcatcgTCCACAGTTGATTTAAGAATTTCATGTTTGTCATGTcggttgacaacattctttaaccaaaattccttcagccagagtttatatttcttattctatataaattatataaaccAATAtcaggagaacaaaatcatttaagctcgtaatatgaagacctactactgctttcaTCTAGCCACGCGcatctattattttcatgatgcgataataactgAACAAAACTCGGTTGAAACCAATATTACGGgtacatataaaatttaattgtcattttccttaaaatggtaattttttcacttctacccagagtttaaaaaattgaaagcaataaaactctacaacatcgtaacaagaaacAATCGtgcacaggtacattctacatgcgtgacattctaaacattaaaagcttactacatatacatgtgcatgaacatgcatgtatatttcacggcaagcagcagtataaaatccagaatctagaagtataatctacatttctttagatttgaataagccgatatcaatttacgaatcagtacaactgataagTGTAGCagttcaacaacaaaaaaatcattactgcatgatgtttaatttattttaaaatactattaggctattgatcaagactataaaataatatgctacatatttatttacaagatTCAACATTACACGCAATACAGATCTTATGTgcaaaaattggcaatacaatgtctcgatcggcacgtgctatctaactgacatatcacacaccacctaattaaaGGGAGGTGTTGACGGGGTACAGATAATCgtttcaattagacagtttgtcttgttttctttataatttacgccttgctaaaattgtccgacacagaccttccctcaAAACAATTACCGttcggattaacggtacaattctCAATGAATTtaaacgttttgtagtaaaaaatgACCGTCCGGAACGCggatttccggattaatgatgcaaaataaaatatgaaaattccgttccctataacaatcgtccggaaggtgaaacgtccggattaatggcgtccggattaccgaggctccactgtacattTTATAGACGATCTCTTAAAGACAGATTCTGATATGAACTATCATTGGACATGTTGAGTTCCTGATACTGGTGTACATCGTTATCGCTGTCTTGTGATGGCGGTGATATTTCAGCACTAGCGATATAGTCCGAGGAACTCTTCTCTTGTTTTCTGTTATAGAGCAGCCTAAAATGTAGTAGAATTGATATGAATTACAAAGGCTTGATGGACTCATGGAGAATATTCATAACCCACAAACATATTTTACCTGAATAATATAACAATGACAACAACAAGGCTAAAGTTGATAACCAGTGAGATAGATAAGGCTGCGATGTATGTTTCTTGAGTACTATACTCGTCATTACTGACGATAGGTACCTCTGAAAGAataaactattcaaatttttaattcattattactTCCGATCACTAGAAAGATTACAATTTGTGATAGACAACAATTTCCTTAAAAATTCAGATTCTAGATTTTTTGGGCAGagaattatttgaaaatgtttaatattattttttgtacaaCTATGGGTTAATTAACTCAAAATGACCCACAATAGGTAAGACATATTTTACAGAGATCAGCAGGTAAATTCACTGGTAATATAGATGTAAAACAGTACTGGTCAACTAGGTTCGAAAGacgaaaggcgaagataacgaactgcgATAAGAAAAAGTATAAACGCCGAAAACTTTGGTATCAAATTAAGAAACAGTTATCACTTTAGATATTCGAGTAAAACCGTCACTACAGTGCACAAACCTTCCAAGGAAAACACGTCACGTGGAATTTGATTTGGGGAAATAATATTCCaagtttattttttgactttttcAACGTAAAGGTTATATAAGTTCAGAGAAATCAAAGAATGTCTGAAATTCAGAGTTGTAAATATCTCTAGACGTTAATTACATTTTGAATAAAACAGAATACTTCTCTTGTGTTAGCGAAAATTGTCAACGGTATGGTTAATAAAAGCGTATGGTATATTGGATTTACTTATACAGGTATGTATGCTAAAAATAACATATCCTGTCAATTAGATGAAAATTGTATTTAGTAATGTATTGTTGGTACACCAGACTGTGTGTGAGTATTTTACGCCCTATTTTATTTGTATGGATTCAAGTGGTAAGTTGAGAAGGTAAAGGTAAATATGTAACTTATGTATTTATATGGCATGGTTTTATTTAGAAGAATATCGTTTATCCCCATTGTGATTGCTAGTTCACGAAGGAGGGAGGAggtttaaaatgttatatttattgcCTTATGCAGAGAGTCAAAACGTCGCAAGGCTTGACCCAGGCAGCATTGATGTCATGatttatatctaaaaaaaaCTTAGGTAATTAAACTTTACAAGAGCTTTAAACAAGCTTGATACTTGACTTTTCTGTAGGTAGATGAAGTAATTGTTTATAAATATGAGTTCGACACTTACTTTCACTACAGTCAGGGGACCCCGTCCACTCAGAGGAACATGTGCAGGATCCGTCAACATTATCACATTCACCGAGGCAGTTTTGAGAACAATTCTGGGAGCAGTTTATTCCATATGTTCCTTTGTCACATGcttaaatacataaaatacagATAGTCTCTGTTAATGAAAAAGAAGCAATATTATGTTATACGCATATTATTGGTCCGCCATTAGCATGTTTTGTCTTCTGTTTGTATTTCTGCTCTGCGTTTTCAAACTTATAATAGTGTCTGATTTGCCCACCATATTTTGGAAAACACACCAATTTATGAAACAATTTGATATATTTCGCTAATGTTTAAACTAAGATCTAGAACTTTCTTTGATAGTGTAGGTGCTTTTTTgcaatatataaatgaaaaaattgaaaacacgtACAGTGCATTACAAACATTATTTAGgatttttgatttgttttgtctGTTTTTATCATGTTCCTTCGAGAATGCTTCACTTAAAGTTAGGCATCACAAACtgggttctttaacgtaccGACGCCTGCtgcaacacgggacctccgttctTAAGTTTTCGTCCGATAGACCCGCGGCTgacacttctaaatgccgaatgTTTGACGAAAAAACACTCAATACTTATTTCTACGACTAATGTTTGACATAACAAAAAGCACGAGCGGGGTTCGAACTGACAATAACCCTGACTCAAGGCGAAACTTCTTACCACCGAGTCAACAACGTAAATGATACATTATTATACATGAATATGATTATGGATCTATGCACTATTCTGGGCATAGAAATTAGTATTCTGATATATATCATTATGTCTCATATTTCACGAAATATTGATAGAAGAAGTGGTACTAAAATCTATGATGATGAAAATAGCATTATAAATCCAATACTTATGGCTGCAAAATTGGACATTGATAGCCTGTGTGATACTGGTACAGAGGGAAATTGGCAGggacaaataaaaatattaagaaataaataaaatctttcatcattaaaagaaagaaaagaaagaaaaagaattcaTATATGCCTTGTAAAGCACCCTTGAGcttacatagtgtatgaaaagagtgctatataaatatggtattatttatttatttattaatgaAAGTATATTTTACAAACACTTGAAAAATTACTatattgataatgttaacatgCAACTACAAAACATCGAATTCTTTAAACGTGGAAAATTACTATTCTATAGTAGAATTAGAAAGaattatgaattacaaaacTATTTCAAATTTCCAATTCTGAAAGTATTATGCTCTTAAAGAGTTAAGAATATCTGCCcaccctttagaaattgaaactggtaTAATATTCAACACCATGTAATAAAAACCGTTTCTctcagttttgtaaaacttcTGTTGAAGATGAGTAACATTCTTTATATGACTGCTTTATGTATAAAGACATAAGAAA
This genomic window from Ostrea edulis chromosome 4, xbOstEdul1.1, whole genome shotgun sequence contains:
- the LOC130054344 gene encoding multiple epidermal growth factor-like domains protein 10 translates to MTCNPINGSCLEGCIPGYLGSFCNKPCDKGTYGINCSQNCSQNCLGECDNVDGSCTCSSEWTGSPDCSEKVPIVSNDEYSTQETYIAALSISLVINFSLVVVIVILFRLLYNRKQEKSSSDYIASAEISPPSQDSDNDVHQYQELNMSNDSSYQNLSLRDRL